One genomic region from Nilaparvata lugens isolate BPH chromosome 3, ASM1435652v1, whole genome shotgun sequence encodes:
- the LOC111054803 gene encoding farnesol dehydrogenase produces the protein MDKWLGQVAVVTGASSGIGEAVAEALVEHGMTVVALARREERLKSLEARLEGKKGKLHPLRTDITNTEDITAALKWIESNVGAIHVLVNNAGIVIKKSFSELEDEDLLKVFNVNLVSLSIMTARVLKVMESNNIELGHIFNMSSVNGHVSHPLPEFVSYFASKRAVNAVSEGIRSEIAASGLRVKVTNLSPGVVSTEMLSNVGLDKLPPGFLPMLQPKDVADALIYTLSTPPNVVVSELIIQPMGETIYRPPPPMPQ, from the exons ATGGATAAATGGTTGGGTCAAGTGGCGGTGGTGACTGGGGCCAGCTCGGGCATTGGGGAGGCCGTCGCTGAGGCATTGGTGGAGCATGGAATGACTGTCGTAGCTCTGGCCAGGCGAGAGGAGAGACTCAAG TCGCTGGAAGCCAGGTTGGAAGGCAAAAAAGGAAAGCTACATCCTCTGAGAACAGATATCACCAACACTGAGGACATTACAGCTGCTTTAAAATGGATTGAGAGCAATGTGGGCGCTATTCATGTTCTTGTCAATAATGCTGGCATTGTTATCAAGAAATCTTTCTCAG AGCTGGAAGATGAGGATCTATTGAAAGTGTTCAATGTGAATCTTGTTTCTTTGAGCATCATGACAGCACGTGTATTGAAAGTTATGGAgtccaataatattgagctgGGTCATATTTTCAATATGAGCAG CGTGAACGGACACGTAAGCCATCCACTGCCAGAATTTGTGTCCTACTTTGCTTCTAAAAGAGCTGTTAATGCCGTTTCGGAAGGAATAAGATCAGAAATTGCCGCATCAGGACTACGGGTCAAAGTGACG AATCTGAGTCCAGGCGTAGTGTCGACTGAGATGCTCTCAAATGTTGGACTGGATAAGCTTCCTCCCGGATTTCTTCCGATGCTTCAGCCAAAGGATGTTGCCGATGCTTTGATTTATACCTTATCCACACCACCCAATGTTGTG gTATCAGAGCTTATAATACAACCGATGGGAGAGACAATATATCGACCACCTCCGCCAATGCCCcaatga
- the LOC111054802 gene encoding probable tRNA(His) guanylyltransferase — MCLLRNFFKWTCYQDLKLYNSVSGVKMNQINKFDYVKSFETEDRCLPNCWTVVRIDGKNFHKFCDLHELQKPNDKRSLELMNRSAACVMQEFHDINIAYGQSDEYSFVFRKDTTMFSRRKDKILTNVVSLFASSFAYFWSTYFGTEQLLYPPSFDGRIVLYPTDKNLRDYLNWRQADAHINNLYNTVFWSLVNKKGLTTTEAQERLKGTLSGEKNEILFKEFGMNYNNEPAMFKKGTVLVRKLMRDPSSDKTKKITIAMNCDIIGDAFWKENHEILEMKTSNLYENTEKFVTY, encoded by the exons ATGTGCTTATTGCGGAATTTTTTCAAGTGGACATGTTATCAAGATCTTAAACTTTACAATTCAGTGAGTGGTGTAAAAATGAATCAGATTAACAAATTTGATTATGTCAAATCTTTTGAAACTGAAGACCGATGTCTTCCAAATTGCTGGACTGTCGTGAGAATTGATGGTAAAAACTTTCATAAGTTTTGTGATCTCCATGAACTTCAAAAGCCCAACGACAAACGATCTCTGGAACTAATGAATAGATCGGCCGCTTGTGTAATGCAAGAATTCCATGATATCAACATAGCTTACGGTCAAAGTGATGAATATAGTTTTGTGTTCAGAAAGGATACTACAATGTTTAGCCGCAGGAAGGATAAAATACTAACGAATGTTGTTAGTTTATTTGCTTCATCATTTGCATATTTCTGGAGCACATACTTTGGCACTGAGCAGTTGTTATATCCACCGTCGTTTGACGGTAGAATTGTATTGTATCCAACAGATAAGAACTTGAGAGACTATTTAAATTGGAGACAGGCAGATGCGCATATAAATAATCTCTACAATACTGTATTCTGGTCTTTAGTCAACAAAAAGGGCTTAACAACAACAGAG GCTCAGGAGAGATTGAAGGGAACTCTGTCTGGCGAGAAGAATGAGATTCTGTTCAAGGAGTTTGGAATGAACTACAATAATGAGCCAGCCATGTTCAAGAAGGGGACCGTGTTAGTACGAAAACTGATGCGCGATCCCAGCTCTGATAAAACAAAGAAGATAACAATAGCAATGAACTGTGATATCATTGGAGATGCTTTTTGGAAAGAGAACCACGAAATTCTTGAAATGAAAACTTCGAACCTTTATGAAAATACTGAAAAATTCGTGACTTATTAG
- the LOC111044979 gene encoding gastrula zinc finger protein XlCGF17.1-like, giving the protein MATVAVDSSQEPAPECSTAFAPTDNDFSQQHYLIPGYNLIFIKEEDPQNGEDISEEVDFGTVKSEAEMWPSISGTANATEVGGLDAYSISPVEKCTEPTVAGKETKLYSCADCSYKTPWIRHLKIHIRGHTGEKPLSCEMCDYKCRLKSSLRSHFRTHTGENPFSCDLCNFKFATASNLKIHIRGHTGEKPFSCEMCDYKCRLKSSLRSHFRTHTGEKPFSCDLCNFKFATASNLKIHIRGHTGEKPFSCNFCDYKCATSTQLKVHIRSHTGEKPFSCEFCDFRCAASGNLKIHIISTHKGEKPFSCDLCNFKGVTLSHLKVHIRTHTGVKPYSCEFCDYRCSRKSSLKSHLRIHTGEKPFSCEFCDYKCSRKFSLKSHLRTHTG; this is encoded by the exons ATGGCGACAGTTGCAGTAGATAGCAGCCAAGAACCAGCGCCAGAGTGCAGCACTGCATTCGCTCCAACCGATAATGACTTCAGCCAACAACATTATTTAATCCCTGGCTACAATCTAATATTCATCAAAGAAGAAG atcCCCAAAATGGAGAAGACATTTCAGAAGAAGTTGACTTTGGCACAGTGAAGAGTGAAGCAGAGATGTGGCCTTCTATCAGCGGCACTGCCAATGCAACAGAAGTAGGTGGACTGGATGCATATTCAATCTCTCCAGTGGAAAAGTGCACTGAGCCAACTGTGGCTGGCAAAGAGACCAAGCTCTACAGCTGTGCTGACTGCAGCTATAAAACACCATGGATCAGGCATTTGAAGATACACATTAGAGGACACACTGGGGAAAAGCCTTTGAGTTGTGAGATGTGTGACTATAAATGCCGTCTGAAATCTAGCTTGAGATCACAtttcagaacacatacaggggAAAACCCATTCAGTTGTGACCTTTGTAACTTCAAATTTGCTACTGCAAGCAATTTAAAGATACACATTAGAGGACACACTGGGGAAAAGCCTTTCAGTTGTGAGATGTGTGACTATAAATGCCGTCTGAAATCTAGCTTGAGATCACAtttcagaacacatacaggggAAAAACCATTCAGCTGTGACCTTTGTAACTTCAAATTTGCTACTGCAAGCAATTTGAAGATACACATTAGAGGACACACTGGGGAAAAGCCTTTCAGTTGTAACTTTTGTGACTACAAATGTGCTACTTCAACCCAATTGAAAGTCCATATCAGATCACATACAGGTGAAAAACCATTCAGTTGCGAATTCTGTGACTTTAGATGTGCTGCTTCAggcaatttgaaaatacatattATCAGTACACATAAAGGTGAAAAACCATTCAGTTGTGACCTTTGTAACTTCAAAGGTGTTACTTTAAGCCATTTGAAagtacatatcagaacacatacaggtgTAAAACCATACAGTTGCGAATTTTGTGACTATAGATGCAGTCGGAAATCTAGCTTGAAATCACATCTTAGAATACATACAGGTGAAAAACCATTCAGTTGCGAattttgtgactataaatgtagTCGGAAATTCAGCTTGAAATCACatctcagaacacatacaggttAA